In Beggiatoa leptomitoformis, the genomic window ATAAACGATAAGTTACTAATGTTGATTATTTTTGTTGGTATTTATTGGTTGATTTTTTAACCTAAATTATGAAATTACTATATGCTTTCTGGGTATTTCAGCTTAAAATACGCACTCCATTCTCCTAGTGGGCAACCAAGAGGGTAATACCAAGTCATGTTGGAAGATTATTTTCCTATACTTTTATTTATCATAATTGGCATTTTAGTTGGTGTCGCGCCTATTGGTATCGGTTTCCTACTGGGTGCACATAGACCTGATCAAGAAAAGAATTCGCCATACGAATGCGGTTTTGAAGCGTTTGAAGATGCACGGATGAAATTCGATGTACGCTACTACCTCGTTGCCATTCTATTTATTATTTTCGATTTAGAAATTGCTTTTCTCTTTCCGTGGGCGATTATCTTCAGTCAACTAGGCTGGTTTGGTTTTATTGCCATGATGATATTCCTAGGTATTTTGGTTGTTGGCTTTATCTATGAGTGGAAGAAAGGGGCTTTGGAATGGGAATAATTGAAGGTGTTTTAGAAGAAGGCATCGTCACTACAACCGCTGATAAACTCATCAATTGGGGACGGACAGGTTCATTATGGCCAATGACATTTGGTCTTGCCTGTTGTGCGGTAGAAATGATGCAAGCAGGCGCGTCGCGCTATGACCTTGACCGTTTTGGTATCGTTTTTCGCCCCAGTCCACGTCAATCCGACGTAATGATTGTTGCTGGCACCCTTGTTAATAAAATGGCTCCAGCCTTACGCAAAGTGTATGACCAAATGCCTGAACCCCGCTGGGTTATATCTATGGGTTCCTGTGCGAATGGTGGTGGCTACTATCACTACTCTTATGCCGTTGTTCGTGGTTGTGACCGAATTGTCCCTGTTGATATCTATGTCCCCGGCTGTCCGCCAACGGCTGAAGCCCTGTTGTATGGCATACTTCAACTCCAAAATAAAATCCGTCGCACGAATACCATTGCACGTGCCAGTTAAACCTAAAGGTAAGATTCTCTATGTCTAACGCACAAGAAATACTACTGACACGTTTACAACATAAATTTGCCGATGTCCTCCAACAATCCTGTATTAGCTTGGACGAAATCACGATTGAAGTTGAGAGTAGTCACTTACTAAACACCTGTGAATCTCTGCGGGATGAATTTGGCTTTCTCTTACTCGTCGACCTATGTGGTGTGGATTATCTTAACTATGGTGTTGCCGATTGGGAACCCTCCTCCCAAGTAACGGGATCAGGATTTAGTCGCGGTGTTAGCAAGTCCATTTACAAAGAAAATAAAGAAAATGAAACGGCTGATCGTCGTTTCGCAGTGGTTTATCACCTGCTTTCTATTCAACACAATCAACGTCTTCGCCTGCGTGTTTTTGCTAATGGCGAGTCTCCCCGTATTCCCTCCGTCATTGATATTTGGAACGTTGCCAATTGGTATGAACGTGAA contains:
- a CDS encoding NuoB/complex I 20 kDa subunit family protein, which codes for MGIIEGVLEEGIVTTTADKLINWGRTGSLWPMTFGLACCAVEMMQAGASRYDLDRFGIVFRPSPRQSDVMIVAGTLVNKMAPALRKVYDQMPEPRWVISMGSCANGGGYYHYSYAVVRGCDRIVPVDIYVPGCPPTAEALLYGILQLQNKIRRTNTIARAS
- a CDS encoding NADH-quinone oxidoreductase subunit A, whose product is MLEDYFPILLFIIIGILVGVAPIGIGFLLGAHRPDQEKNSPYECGFEAFEDARMKFDVRYYLVAILFIIFDLEIAFLFPWAIIFSQLGWFGFIAMMIFLGILVVGFIYEWKKGALEWE
- a CDS encoding NADH-quinone oxidoreductase subunit C, producing the protein MSNAQEILLTRLQHKFADVLQQSCISLDEITIEVESSHLLNTCESLRDEFGFLLLVDLCGVDYLNYGVADWEPSSQVTGSGFSRGVSKSIYKENKENETADRRFAVVYHLLSIQHNQRLRLRVFANGESPRIPSVIDIWNVANWYEREAFDMYGILFEGHPDLRRILTDYGFIGHPFRKDFPLNGYVEMRYDPEKKRVIYQPVTVENRVLVPKVIRHDNRYVD